TTTTCTCTTTCCTATTTTTAACCATCGAAGAGACTGGCTAGGATTGAAATTTGCATACCTTGCTTCAATTCCATCAAAATCCATGTTCAGAAGGTCAAGAAGCACTTGATTATTCCGAATCAGTTGAGGGTGTGCGATGATTGCAACTCCATTAATTTCTTTAATAAGATCTAAGGTTTCTTGCACGCTTGGAGCCAGGCTTTCAACATAACAATCTCTTTGATCCCCAAGAAAGCGATCAAACGCTTCTTTGATAGTTTTAACAACGCCCTTATTGACTAAACCTTGCGCTAAATGCGGACGTCCCGGAATTCCTTGAAAAGGCACATCTTCCAAGGTTAATGGAATTCCTCTCTCATTTAACTTTTTTAACATGGCAAAAAAACGCTCCTCTCTTCTTTTCTTATGCAAATCAATAAATTGATTAAGGCTCGCCTCTTGCAAATTAAAGCCATAAGCTAAGATATGAACGCTTTCTTTTAAATGGGTGGTTGAAAACTCGATCCCTGAAATTAAAGGAAATCCTTTTTGTTCGGCGTAATGTACGGCTTTCTCATAGGCCCGGGTAGTGTCATGATCTGTAATGGAAAGGCCTTTTAAACCGCTTTGGATAGCTAAATCAATAATTTCTTCAGGGCTGACAGTTCCATCTGAGGCAGTTGTATGGCAATGAAGATCATATCGAAAATGTTCATCGCTCATAGATTTAAAAAACCGTCTTTCGAAATAAAGCAAACTTCTTTTTTTAGAGTATGACCTGTTTTTTCTTTAACGGTCTCAGAAACATGTTCTATAAGCATTTTAATATCTTTTGAGGTGGCGCCCCCCTTGTTGACGATAAAATTTGCGTGAACAAGTGACACTTCAGCCCCTCCGATCTTTGCCCCTTTTAATCCGCTTGCTTCAATTAAAGCGCCGGCTTTCGCGTTAACCGGGTTTCTAAAAACACAGCCGGCAGAACAATCTTTTAAAGGTTGGGTATTTTTTCGGTAATGGATAAGCTCGATTTGTCTTTTTCGAGCCTCTTCTGATTTGAAAAGTTTAAAAGTGGCGCTCACAAGAGCCCCTTTCATCTCTTGAAAAGGCGAGTGGCGATAGGAAAATTGAAGCTCGCCCCTGTCAAATTGTCTTAAGGTGCCGTCTTGAAACAGATAGTTACAGCTCTCTAAGAAATCTTTCGTCTCTAACCCGTTTGAACCTGCATTCATATAGATAGCCCCCCCGACTGTTCCAGGAATGCCTGAGGCAAATTCAAGCCCGCTTAAGTTATTTTTGGCTGTAAAAGTTCCAAGCCAGGAAAAACTAAGCCCCGCTCCGACTTCTACTTTTGTCTCATTTAAATTGCAAAATTCAATTTTGTTATGAATCACAAGGCCTGAGAACCCTTCATCATCAAAGATGCAGTTAGACCCTTTGCCTAAGATAAAAAAAGGAAGCTGTCTTTCTTTCGCAAACTGAAGAGCTTCTCTTAATTCTTCGATGGTGCCGACTTTGATATAATAGCGGGCTTCTCCTCCCACTTTCATTGTGGAAAAAGCTTTCAAACAAACATTTTCAGTAATTTTGTCCAAAAACCACCTCGGTCTTTCACGCTTCAGGTTCTTTAGGCTCGAAGCTTTCATTCATTTTTGTCAGGGATTCTTCTATACCTTCTCCCTCTGTCGGCACGCCAAGTTTCTTCTTATAGATAGCATCCAAAACCGCATTCACAAATAAAGAAGATTCAGGAGTGCTAAATTTTCTTGCCAGTCTAATGCCTTCTGCTATGGCTACTTTTTCGGGTATAGTATCATCAAATAGAATTTCATACGCGCAAAGTCTTAAAATATTTCTTTCAACTTTTTGTATTCTATCAAATGAAAACGTCCGGCTTGTGCTGCCAATAGCTTCATCTAAGGAAACTTTGGATTGGTTAATCAACCTAGCACGATCAAAAGCTTCGCGGACTGATTTTTTGGAAACTGAGAGCATCTCCATGATAAGTTTTAATAGCTCTTCTTCATTATTGAAATCGGTTTCTAATGAAAAAAGGGCCTGGAATACAATTTCTCTAAATTTTTGATGTGGGAGGGACACGGGCTTAAATCTCTTTTTGGGAATAATCTTTTAAGAAAATATGTAAACAGAATAGCAAAAATCCTCTTTAGAGCCAAGTTTCGATTTTGACTTCCGGAAGCCGTTCCTGCAAAAGATTAGTTTTAAATAAAAAATTTATCTTTTATGATGGGATAAAAAATCAGAATTAAGGACGTCTTATATGCTTTTTGACTGGGATAAAATAGAAGTAATTTATAAGAATTTCCCTGAAAAAATCGCCTATGCTAGAAGTCTTTTAAAGCGCCCCCTCACCTTAACTGAAAAAATTCTTTACGCCCACTTAGCTGAAAAACTCAAAACTCCTCCCGAGCGAGGCAAGTCCTACACTGAATTTTACCCTGATCGTGTGGCCATGCAAGACGCCACAGCTCAAATGGCCCTTTTGCAATTTATGGGTGCCGGAAAAAAAACAACCCACGTTCCGACAACCGTCCATTGCGATCATTTGATCCAGGCCGAAATGGGCGCCAAAGAAGATCTTGAACGTGCTGAAGATGAAAGCTTTGAAGTATTCGATTTCCTGCAAACCGTGTCAAGTAAGTATGGGATCGGTTTTTGGAAGCCGGGAGCCGGCATCATCCATCAAGTGGTCCTGGAAAACTATGCATTTCCTGGCGGCATGATGATCGGGACGGATTCGCATACGCCGAACGCCGGAGGCCTTGGAATGCTTGCGATTGGCGTTGGCGGCGCTGACGCCGTTGATGTGATGGCAGGAATGACCTGGGAGCTTAAATTCCCTCGCATTATCGGGGTTCATCTAAAAGGTAAGTTTTCAGGATGGACCTCTGCAAAAGATGTGATTTTAAAACTCGCCGGCATTCTAACAGTCAAGGGCGGAACAGGCGCCATCATTGAATACTTTGGAGAAGGGACAAGCACTCTTTCATGCACAGGAAAAGGAACTATATGCAATATGGGTGCTGAAATTGGAGCCACCACTTCCATTTTTCCCTTTGATAGCCGCATGTTTGATTATTTAAAAGCCACCGGCAGAGAAAAAATTGCAATCGGGGCGGATAGAATAAAAGAACACTTAACC
Above is a genomic segment from Criblamydia sequanensis CRIB-18 containing:
- a CDS encoding PHP domain-containing protein encodes the protein MSDEHFRYDLHCHTTASDGTVSPEEIIDLAIQSGLKGLSITDHDTTRAYEKAVHYAEQKGFPLISGIEFSTTHLKESVHILAYGFNLQEASLNQFIDLHKKRREERFFAMLKKLNERGIPLTLEDVPFQGIPGRPHLAQGLVNKGVVKTIKEAFDRFLGDQRDCYVESLAPSVQETLDLIKEINGVAIIAHPQLIRNNQVLLDLLNMDFDGIEARYANFNPSQSLRWLKIGKRKNWLLTGGSDFHGANKPSIQLGASFTEHDVFEKLRMRYDANQKKL
- the murB gene encoding UDP-N-acetylmuramate dehydrogenase, translating into MDKITENVCLKAFSTMKVGGEARYYIKVGTIEELREALQFAKERQLPFFILGKGSNCIFDDEGFSGLVIHNKIEFCNLNETKVEVGAGLSFSWLGTFTAKNNLSGLEFASGIPGTVGGAIYMNAGSNGLETKDFLESCNYLFQDGTLRQFDRGELQFSYRHSPFQEMKGALVSATFKLFKSEEARKRQIELIHYRKNTQPLKDCSAGCVFRNPVNAKAGALIEASGLKGAKIGGAEVSLVHANFIVNKGGATSKDIKMLIEHVSETVKEKTGHTLKKEVCFISKDGFLNL
- the nusB gene encoding transcription antitermination factor NusB; protein product: MSLPHQKFREIVFQALFSLETDFNNEEELLKLIMEMLSVSKKSVREAFDRARLINQSKVSLDEAIGSTSRTFSFDRIQKVERNILRLCAYEILFDDTIPEKVAIAEGIRLARKFSTPESSLFVNAVLDAIYKKKLGVPTEGEGIEESLTKMNESFEPKEPEA